Proteins found in one Litorihabitans aurantiacus genomic segment:
- a CDS encoding DUF559 domain-containing protein: MDTLTRIRRLGGAARFSEIGTSRYQLQRLVATGALVLVERGCYALPDAPAAVRLAAQQNGAVSCVSALRHYGVDIAGDSSLVHVSVPRGRGTARRRPTGVRRHHEDVATGSTARIVPFAVAAVRAALCLPYDDAVAALDRVAHGRPASFLRQVIEDVAAVSGTRAQALELDVDGRSRSRIETLARLALRRAGLAVVPGAVVPGVGEVDLLVEGWIIVELDGYAFHSDRRAFRRDRARDRNAARLGFLVLRFAFEDSDPAAVVAAVSEIVRAHGDGGAREPGGTVPPNIRAAVVELRADAVGAGTRVQGWRHLRGRDLQAVRTSVAALAESG, encoded by the coding sequence GTGGACACCCTCACCCGTATCCGCCGCCTCGGTGGCGCAGCACGCTTCAGTGAGATCGGCACGTCCCGCTACCAGCTGCAGCGGCTGGTAGCCACGGGCGCCCTGGTCCTGGTCGAGCGGGGGTGCTACGCCCTGCCCGACGCACCTGCCGCCGTCCGTCTCGCCGCGCAGCAGAACGGCGCGGTCTCGTGCGTGTCCGCCCTGCGCCACTACGGCGTCGACATCGCGGGCGACTCCTCGCTGGTCCACGTCTCGGTGCCTCGCGGCCGCGGAACCGCGCGCCGCCGCCCCACGGGTGTCCGGCGGCACCACGAGGACGTCGCGACCGGTTCGACGGCGCGGATCGTCCCGTTCGCCGTCGCCGCGGTCCGCGCCGCGCTGTGCCTGCCCTACGACGATGCGGTGGCTGCGCTCGACCGGGTGGCGCACGGTCGTCCGGCGTCGTTCCTCCGTCAGGTGATCGAGGACGTCGCGGCCGTGAGCGGGACGCGCGCCCAGGCCCTCGAGCTCGACGTGGACGGACGGTCACGCTCGCGCATCGAGACGCTGGCCCGGCTCGCGCTCCGCCGTGCCGGGCTCGCGGTCGTCCCCGGGGCGGTCGTGCCGGGGGTCGGGGAGGTGGACCTGCTGGTGGAGGGATGGATCATCGTCGAGCTGGACGGGTACGCCTTCCACAGTGACCGGCGGGCCTTTCGCCGCGATCGCGCGCGCGACCGGAACGCCGCCCGGCTGGGGTTCCTCGTGCTGCGGTTCGCGTTCGAGGACAGCGATCCCGCGGCGGTCGTCGCGGCGGTCTCAGAGATCGTCCGGGCGCACGGGGACGGCGGCGCGCGCGAGCCCGGCGGCACCGTCCCGCCGAACATCCGTGCCGCGGTCGTGGAGCTGCGGGCCGACGCCGTCGGCGCTGGGACCCGTGTCCAGGGATGGCGTCACCTGCGGGGCCGCGACCTCCAGGCCGTCAGGACCTCGGTCGCGGCCCTCGCTGAGAGCGGCTGA